From one Brachypodium distachyon strain Bd21 chromosome 4, Brachypodium_distachyon_v3.0, whole genome shotgun sequence genomic stretch:
- the LOC100824749 gene encoding putative protease Do-like 14 isoform X2 yields MEDRSNPRKRRTMESIRREHEDEHKERNLAMANSDEDEEVVGSSPPSSPLHKMPLRDPASFATFDQYVEWVRMLKEEMSERSRVRPQLPTVYFTPQTKFNTPQLFPLRESGTKAVRSASKFVVGLSSSLEGEPLKRCSGFWIDWDEESGIGTLLTTAHLIRTKEPDNSVWLGGQEYAPHANVIVHLLDGKTADGQLLYHQPHYDLAFFEVAVHQRVPVPCFNEEVKFAQDVLQLGRDKSLDLRITHGRAAYSNPSQDERYHYMYLHSEDDEQIGNEYDNGGPVIDLDGKVVGLFNTSSRGSFIPSYILLKCCNSWKKYGAIFRPHLGLTFEAIKLLEPGQVDKIWRMYDIEDGLIVQEVCQKDLAPRNLGSDKVI; encoded by the exons ATGGAGGACAGATCCAACCCACGGAAAAGGAGGACCATGGAGTCGATCCGCCGAGAGCATGAGGACGAGCACAAGGAAAGGAATCTGGCGATGGCGAATTCCGACGAGGACGAAGAGGTTGTGGGTTCCTCTCCACCCAGCTCTCCGTTACACAAGATGCCCTTGAGAGACCCTGCATCATTTGCCACTTTTGACCAATACGTGGAGTGGGTTAGAATGCTCAAGGAAGAAATGTCAGAGCGCAGCAGAG TTCGTCCACAGCTTCCTACGGTCTACTTCACTCCTCAGACCAAGTTCAATACGCCACAACTGTTTCCCCTTCGTGAATCTGGAACCAAGGCAGTGCGTTCTGCCTCCAAATTCGTTGTTGGGCTTTCATCATCTCTTG AGGGCGAGCCACTTAAGCGGTGTTCTGGTTTCTGGATCGACTGGGACGAGGAGAGCGGAATTGGCACTCTCTTGACGACGGCGCATCTCATTCGCACAAAGGAGCCGGACAACAGTGTCTGGCTAGGAGGACAGGAGTATGCTCCTCATGCTAAT GTTATTGTTCACTTGCTGGACGGCAAAACTGCAGATGGCCAGCTGCTCTACCACCAGCCGCATTATGACCTTGCCTTCTTTGAGGTTGCAGTGCATCAACGTGTTCCGGTACCGTGTTTCAACGAAGAAGTGAAATTTGCCCAAGATGTCCTTCAGTTGGGAAGAGACAAATCATTGGATCTGAGGATAACCCATGGCAGGGCAGCGTACTCGAATCCATCACAAGATGAGCGATACCACTACATGTACTTGCATTCTGAAGATGATGAACAAATTGGTAACGAG TATGACAATGGAGGGCCAGTCATTGATCTTGATGGAAAAGTTGTGGGACTGTTCAACACTAGCTCTAGGGGGTCCTTTATACCTTCTTATATTTTGCTGAAGTGCTGCAATTCATGGAAGAAATATGG GGCAATCTTTCGACCTCACCTTGGATTGACTTTTGAGGCTATCAAGCTGCTAGAGCCTGGTCAAGTTGATAAGATATGGCGTATGTATGACATTGAGGACGGTCTTATCGTCCAAGAGGT GTGTCAGAAGGATCTCGCGCCCAGAAACTTGGGATCCGACAAGGTGATATAA
- the LOC100824749 gene encoding putative protease Do-like 14 isoform X1, which translates to MEDRSNPRKRRTMESIRREHEDEHKERNLAMANSDEDEEVVGSSPPSSPLHKMPLRDPASFATFDQYVEWVRMLKEEMSERSRVRPQLPTVYFTPQTKFNTPQLFPLRESGTKAVRSASKFVVGLSSSLEGEPLKRCSGFWIDWDEESGIGTLLTTAHLIRTKEPDNSVWLGGQEYAPHANVIVHLLDGKTADGQLLYHQPHYDLAFFEVAVHQRVPVPCFNEEVKFAQDVLQLGRDKSLDLRITHGRAAYSNPSQDERYHYMYLHSEDDEQIGNEYDNGGPVIDLDGKVVGLFNTSSRGSFIPSYILLKCCNSWKKYGAIFRPHLGLTFEAIKLLEPGQVDKIWRMYDIEDGLIVQEVSEGSRAQKLGIRQGDIIECFNGKCISTTVELENMLLGICTRPFGDPNAKVHISVGVFHVRKQLRRNVVLTAYVSEHGEIVG; encoded by the exons ATGGAGGACAGATCCAACCCACGGAAAAGGAGGACCATGGAGTCGATCCGCCGAGAGCATGAGGACGAGCACAAGGAAAGGAATCTGGCGATGGCGAATTCCGACGAGGACGAAGAGGTTGTGGGTTCCTCTCCACCCAGCTCTCCGTTACACAAGATGCCCTTGAGAGACCCTGCATCATTTGCCACTTTTGACCAATACGTGGAGTGGGTTAGAATGCTCAAGGAAGAAATGTCAGAGCGCAGCAGAG TTCGTCCACAGCTTCCTACGGTCTACTTCACTCCTCAGACCAAGTTCAATACGCCACAACTGTTTCCCCTTCGTGAATCTGGAACCAAGGCAGTGCGTTCTGCCTCCAAATTCGTTGTTGGGCTTTCATCATCTCTTG AGGGCGAGCCACTTAAGCGGTGTTCTGGTTTCTGGATCGACTGGGACGAGGAGAGCGGAATTGGCACTCTCTTGACGACGGCGCATCTCATTCGCACAAAGGAGCCGGACAACAGTGTCTGGCTAGGAGGACAGGAGTATGCTCCTCATGCTAAT GTTATTGTTCACTTGCTGGACGGCAAAACTGCAGATGGCCAGCTGCTCTACCACCAGCCGCATTATGACCTTGCCTTCTTTGAGGTTGCAGTGCATCAACGTGTTCCGGTACCGTGTTTCAACGAAGAAGTGAAATTTGCCCAAGATGTCCTTCAGTTGGGAAGAGACAAATCATTGGATCTGAGGATAACCCATGGCAGGGCAGCGTACTCGAATCCATCACAAGATGAGCGATACCACTACATGTACTTGCATTCTGAAGATGATGAACAAATTGGTAACGAG TATGACAATGGAGGGCCAGTCATTGATCTTGATGGAAAAGTTGTGGGACTGTTCAACACTAGCTCTAGGGGGTCCTTTATACCTTCTTATATTTTGCTGAAGTGCTGCAATTCATGGAAGAAATATGG GGCAATCTTTCGACCTCACCTTGGATTGACTTTTGAGGCTATCAAGCTGCTAGAGCCTGGTCAAGTTGATAAGATATGGCGTATGTATGACATTGAGGACGGTCTTATCGTCCAAGAG GTGTCAGAAGGATCTCGCGCCCAGAAACTTGGGATCCGACAAGGTGATATAATCGAATGTTTTAATGGGAAATGCATTTCTACTACAGTGGAG TTGGAGAACATGTTGTTGGGTATCTGCACGCGCCCTTTTGGCGACCCTAATGCCAAAGTTCACATTTCG GTTGGGGTATTTCATGTGCGCAAACAACTCCGGAGGAATGTAGTGTTGACTGCATATGTATCGGAGCATGGAGAAATTGTAGGATGA
- the LOC100833131 gene encoding probable ubiquitin-conjugating enzyme E2 18, whose translation MVASNPTRIEEAKSRLLWPSLRLLPSLPQEPKRTMTSSSTASRKALSKIACNRLQKELAEWQVGPPAGFKYKVSDNLQRWVIEVGGAAGTLYAGETYQLQVDFPEHYPMEAPQVIFLNPAPMHPHIYSNGHICLDILYDSWSPAMTVSSVCISILSMLSSSPAKQRPQDNDRYVRNCRNGRSPKETRWWFHDDKV comes from the exons ATGGTAGCATCCAACCCAACAAGAATAGAAGAGGCCAAGAGCCGACTGCTCTGGCCCTCTCTtcgcctccttccttcccttccGCAAGAACCCAAGCGCACCATGACGAGTTCCTCGACTGCTTCCCGCAAG GCGCTGAGCAAGATCGCCTGCAATCGGCTGCAGAAGGAGCTCGCCGAGTGGCAGGTCGGCCCTCCCGCTGGGTTCAAGTACAAGGTCTCCGATAACCTCCAAAG GTGGGTGATTGAGGTGGGCGGAGCGGCCGGCACCCTCTACGCTGGTGAGACTTACCAGCTGCAGGTCGACTTCCCCGAGCATTATCCCATGGAGGCACCTCAG GTCATTTTCCTCAACCCGGCGCCTATGCATCCGCACATTTACAGCAATGGCCACATCTGTTTAG ATATACTCTATGACTCCTGGTCACCCGCAATGACTGTAAGTTCAGTCTGTATCAGCATCTTGTCCATGCTGTCTAGCTCGCCAGCAAAG CAACGTCCGCAAGACAATGACCGCTATGTTAGGAACTGCCGCAACGGAAGGTCGCCGAAGGAGACCAGATGGTGGTTCCATGATGACAAAGTATAA
- the LOC106866614 gene encoding uncharacterized protein LOC106866614 isoform X2 → MNSAHGAPAPGYLSSPIASPAPSTTSSISQLHYSTAAWPAKVISFKFGKESRRHCLVVAVEPQSLKLSPHCRHPFSPAAGDELHHQEPLDLEVHHWRMRKGPLEPLHHSPPASEPSIAAGEGKLLSQARYWSPPGASTAIVEMNKALALATTSSFAPATPELSSLLANALSGGC, encoded by the exons ATGAACTCAGCTCACGGTGCACCGGCTCCGGGCTATTTAAGCAGCCCCATAGCCTCTCCAGCACCTAGCACCACCTCCTCTATCTCTCAACTTCATTACAGCACAGCAGCTTGGCCAGCCAAGGTCATCTCCTTCAAGTTCGGCAAAGagagccgccgccactgcctcGTCGTTGCCGTCGAA CCACAGAGCTTGAAGTTGAGCCCGCACTGTCGGCATCCTTtctctcccgccgccggcgacgagcttCACCACCAAGAGCCGCTCGACCTTGAAGTCCACCACTGGAGGATGCGCAAGGGTCCACTGGAGCCTCTACACCactcgccgcccgcctccgagccctccatcgccgccg GAGAAGGTAAATTGCTTTCACAGGCACGTTATTGGTCTCCTCCAGGAGCCAGTACAGCTATTGTGGAAATGAACAAGGCGCTCGCTCTTGCAACAACTTCTTCGTTCGCGCCGGCAACTCCTGAGTTGAGCTCCCTGCTAGCTAATGCACTGTCTGGAGGCTGCTGA
- the LOC100823523 gene encoding uncharacterized protein LOC100823523, translating to MSALAARGYRALAPDLRGYGDSEVPAGGAADYTMLHVVGDVVALLDHLGLPDALVAGHDLGAQVLWHLCLFRPDRVRAAVALGVPYFPRSPVPMADFLAARGDGFYISQFQEPGRAEKAFAKHDVATVLKKFYSLELDDLSAPPGVEVIDFFQASPSPLPWMTEEELGQYADKFQKTGFTGPLNYYRAMDLTWQLTAPWHGAKITVPAKFIAGDKDTGVQSLGVGRYIDSGAFKSNVPNLEVAIIEGHHFIQQEQAERVTSEILSFLDKFI from the exons ATGTCCGccctggcggcgcggggctACCGCGCGCTGGCCCCGGACCTCCGCGGCTACGGCGACTCCGAAgtccccgccggcggcgccgccgattACACGATGCTCCACGTGGTCGGCGACGTGGTGGCGTTGCTCGACCACCTCGGTCTCCCCGACGCGCTGGTGGCGGGCCACGACTTGGGCGCGCAGGTGCTCTGGCACCTCTGCCTCTTCCGCCCCGACCGggtccgcgccgccgtcgccctcgGCGTGCCTTACTTCCCCCGCTCGCCGGTCCCCATGGCCGActtcctcgccgcccgcggcgaTGGCTTCTACATCTCGCAGTTCCAG GAGCCCGGAAGAGCCGAGAAGGCATTCGCGAAGCACGACGTCGCGACTGTCCTAAAGAAGTTCTACTCCCTCGAGCTAGACGACCTCTCTGCCCCTCCTGGAGTGGAGGTCATAGACTTCTTCCAggcatcgccgtcgccgcttCCTTGGATGACCGAGGAAGAACTGGGCCAATACGCCGACAAGTTCCAGAAGACCGGCTTCACGGGGCCCCTCAACTACTACCGCGCCATGGACTT GACTTGGCAGCTTACTGCACCCTGGCATGGTGCCAAGATCACGGTGCCCGCGAAGTTCATCGCGGGTGACAAGGACACAGGTGTCCAGTCCTTAGGAGTTGGGCGCTACATTGACAGCGGGGCTTTCAAGTCCAATGTTCCGAATCTTGAGGTTGCCATCATCGAAGGCCACCATTTCATCCAGCAAGAGCAGGCCGAGAGGGTGACCTCTGAAATACTGTCCTTCCTGGACAAGTTTATATAA
- the LOC100824136 gene encoding uncharacterized protein LOC100824136, translating to MGADRSETRKRTMAAAEDDTTPQGEHHDQRKKPNLLETADPDEDEEETALDEESDDQDRFPDTIYFHPPTRFNTPELLPLREPGTKAVRSASKFLVGLSSSLDGEQLNWCSGFWIDWNQGSRTAIVLTTAHLIRTEEPERGDSVWLEEQEYAPHANVTVHLLDGNTAEGQLLYHQPHYELAFFRVTLDQPIPLPCFNEEVKFAQDVLHLGRDKSLDLRITQGRAAYLNPVHTERYHYVYLRSEGYQQITNGGITPRSSKGKDYQQIARKYDDGGPVVDLDGKVVGLFNPSSRERGSFIPSSILLKCWDSWKKYGAIFRPHLGLTFEAIKLLEPGHVDKIWHMYNIEDGLVVQEVSKRSCAQKLGIREGDIIESFNGECISTTLELENMLLSICKGPFGDLNAKVDISVGVFHIRKQLRRNVVLTANVSEHGEIVRGPRFS from the exons ATGGGTGCGGATAGATCCGAGACACGGAAAAGGACAatggcggcagcggaggaCGACACTACCCCCCAAGGGGAGCATCACGACCAGCGGAAGAAGCCGAATCTGCTGGAGACGGCGGATcccgacgaggacgaggaagagacGGCGCTTGACGAGGAATCAGATGACCAAG ATCGTTTTCCTGATACGATCTACTTCCATCCTCCGACCAGGTTCAATACGCCAGAACTTTTACCCCTTCGTGAACCTGGAACCAAGGCAGTGCGCTCTGCCTCCAAATTTCTTGTTGGGCTTTCATCATCTCTTG ACGGCGAGCAACTTAACTGGTGTTCTGGTTTCTGGATCGATTGGAACCAGGGCAGCAGGACCGCCATTGTCTTGACGACCGCGCATCTGATTCGCACAGAGGAGCCGGAACGGGGGGACTCCGTCTGGTTAGAAGAACAAGAGTATGCTCCTCATGCTAAT GTTACTGTTCACTTGCTGGACGGCAACACTGCAGAGGGCCAGCTGCTCTACCACCAGCCGCATTATGAGCTTGCCTTTTTCAGGGTTACACTGGATCAACCTATTCCGTTACCGTGTTTCAACGAAGAAGTGAAGTTTGCTCAAGATGTCCTTCACCTCGGAAGAGACAAATCATTGGATCTAAGGATAACCCAGGGCAGGGCAGCATACTTGAATCCAGTGCACACTGAGCGATACCACTACGTGTACTTGCGTTCTGAAGGTTATCAACAGATTACGAACGGGGGGATTACCCCCCGTTCCTCGAAAGGAAAAGATTATCAACAGATTGCTCGCAAG TATGACGACGGAGGGCCAGTAGTTGATCTTGATGGAAAAGTTGTGGGACTGTTCAACCCTAgttcgagagagagagggtcCTTTATACCTTCTTCTATTTTGCTCAAGTGCTGGGATTCATGGAAGAAATACGG GGCAATCTTTCGACCTCACCTTGGATTGACTTTTGAGGCTATCAAGCTGCTAGAGCCCGGTCACGTTGATAAGATATGGCATATGTATAACATTGAGGACGGTCTTGTCGTCCAAGag GTGTCAAAAAGATCTTGTGCACAGAAACTTGGGATCCGAGAAGGTGATATAATTGAAAGTTTTAATGGGGAATGCATTTCTACTACATTGGAG TTGGAGAACATGTTATTGAGTATATGCAAGGGCCCTTTTGGCGACCTTAATGCCAAAGTTGATATTTCG GTTGGGGTATTTCATATCCGCAAACAACTCCGGAGGAACGTAGTGTTGACTGCAAATGTATCTGAGCATGGAGAAATTGTGCGAG GTCCTCGTTTCTCTTGA
- the LOC106866614 gene encoding uncharacterized protein LOC106866614 isoform X1, whose translation MNSAHGAPAPGYLSSPIASPAPSTTSSISQLHYSTAAWPAKVISFKFGKESRRHCLVVAVEPQSLKLSPHCRHPFSPAAGDELHHQEPLDLEVHHWRMRKGPLEPLHHSPPASEPSIAADLVADSKIPSQMVTDVQGSYAGEGKLLSQARYWSPPGASTAIVEMNKALALATTSSFAPATPELSSLLANALSGGC comes from the exons ATGAACTCAGCTCACGGTGCACCGGCTCCGGGCTATTTAAGCAGCCCCATAGCCTCTCCAGCACCTAGCACCACCTCCTCTATCTCTCAACTTCATTACAGCACAGCAGCTTGGCCAGCCAAGGTCATCTCCTTCAAGTTCGGCAAAGagagccgccgccactgcctcGTCGTTGCCGTCGAA CCACAGAGCTTGAAGTTGAGCCCGCACTGTCGGCATCCTTtctctcccgccgccggcgacgagcttCACCACCAAGAGCCGCTCGACCTTGAAGTCCACCACTGGAGGATGCGCAAGGGTCCACTGGAGCCTCTACACCactcgccgcccgcctccgagccctccatcgccgccg ATCTGGTGGCTGATTCTAAAATCCCTTCGCAAATGGTCACTGATGTTCAAGGATCATATGCAGGAGAAGGTAAATTGCTTTCACAGGCACGTTATTGGTCTCCTCCAGGAGCCAGTACAGCTATTGTGGAAATGAACAAGGCGCTCGCTCTTGCAACAACTTCTTCGTTCGCGCCGGCAACTCCTGAGTTGAGCTCCCTGCTAGCTAATGCACTGTCTGGAGGCTGCTGA